Proteins encoded within one genomic window of Methanotorris formicicus Mc-S-70:
- a CDS encoding 50S ribosomal protein L2 — MGKRLISQNRGRGGPNYTCPSHKRRGEIKYRKFDDLEKKGRLAGTITDILHDPGRSAPVATVKFENGEEKLLLVPEGMKVGDIIECGVTAEIKPGNILPLGEIPEGIPVFNIETVPGDGGKLVRAGGCYAHIIAHDVGKTIVKLPSGHLKALHPMCRATVGVVAGGGRKEKPFVKAGKKYHAMKAKAVKWPRVRGVAMNAVDHPFGGGRHQHTGKPTTVSRRVPPGRKVGHIAARRTGARK; from the coding sequence ATGGGTAAAAGGTTGATATCACAAAACAGAGGTAGAGGAGGACCAAACTATACCTGCCCCTCCCACAAAAGAAGAGGAGAAATAAAGTATAGGAAATTTGATGATTTGGAGAAGAAAGGAAGGCTTGCTGGAACAATCACAGATATCTTGCACGATCCGGGTAGAAGTGCACCAGTAGCAACAGTTAAATTTGAAAATGGAGAAGAAAAACTCTTATTAGTCCCAGAAGGTATGAAAGTTGGAGATATAATTGAGTGTGGAGTTACTGCTGAGATAAAACCTGGGAATATTTTACCATTGGGAGAAATTCCAGAAGGGATTCCTGTTTTTAACATTGAGACAGTTCCTGGAGATGGAGGAAAATTGGTAAGAGCAGGAGGATGCTACGCACACATCATTGCTCACGATGTGGGAAAAACAATCGTAAAATTACCATCAGGACATTTAAAAGCACTCCACCCAATGTGTAGGGCTACAGTTGGGGTTGTTGCTGGTGGAGGAAGAAAAGAAAAACCATTTGTTAAGGCAGGTAAGAAATACCATGCAATGAAGGCTAAGGCTGTTAAATGGCCAAGAGTTAGAGGAGTTGCAATGAACGCTGTTGACCACCCATTCGGTGGGGGTAGACATCAACATACAGGTAAACCAACAACAGTTTCAAGAAGAGTTCCGCCTGGAAGAAAAGTAGGTCATATTGCTGCAAGAAGAACTGGAGCAAGAAAATAA
- a CDS encoding 50S ribosomal protein L23: MDVFDVIKMPVISEKTMKLIEEENKLVFYVHRKATKEDIKKAMKELFNVEVEKINTMITPKGEKKAYVKLKDAYDAGEVAANLGIY, encoded by the coding sequence ATGGATGTCTTTGATGTCATAAAAATGCCAGTAATTAGCGAGAAGACGATGAAACTTATTGAGGAAGAGAACAAGTTGGTATTTTATGTACATAGAAAAGCAACAAAGGAAGATATTAAGAAAGCGATGAAAGAGTTGTTTAATGTTGAAGTTGAGAAGATAAATACAATGATAACCCCAAAAGGAGAAAAGAAAGCATATGTTAAATTAAAAGATGCTTACGATGCAGGTGAAGTAGCAGCAAACTTAGGTATCTACTAA
- the rpl4p gene encoding 50S ribosomal protein L4 yields the protein MKAVVYNLDGSKKGEIELPSIFETEYRPDLIKRAVISALTARLQPKGSDPLAGKRTTAESIGKGHGRARVKRTAQGWAAFVPQAVGGRRCHPPKVEKILWEKINKKERIKALMSAIAASANPELVKERGHIIDGVPSIPLVVDNDFENLQKTKDVVNVFKTLGLDKDVERAKEGIKIRAGKGKMRGRRYRKPRSVLVVVGDKCEAIKASRNLPGVDVITADNLGVIHIAPGAMAGRLTLWTENAIEKLSERFKL from the coding sequence ATGAAGGCAGTGGTTTATAACTTAGATGGTTCTAAAAAAGGGGAAATTGAATTACCATCAATATTTGAAACAGAGTATAGACCTGATTTAATTAAAAGAGCAGTTATCTCAGCATTAACTGCAAGATTACAACCAAAAGGTTCAGACCCACTTGCTGGGAAGAGAACAACAGCAGAGTCAATAGGTAAGGGACACGGTAGAGCAAGAGTTAAAAGAACAGCACAAGGATGGGCAGCATTTGTCCCTCAAGCAGTGGGGGGTAGAAGGTGCCACCCACCAAAAGTTGAGAAAATCTTATGGGAAAAAATAAATAAGAAAGAAAGAATAAAAGCATTAATGAGTGCTATAGCAGCATCAGCAAATCCAGAATTAGTTAAAGAGAGAGGGCATATTATTGATGGTGTTCCATCAATCCCATTAGTTGTTGATAATGATTTTGAAAACCTCCAAAAAACAAAAGATGTTGTTAATGTGTTTAAGACATTAGGTTTGGATAAGGACGTTGAGAGGGCTAAGGAAGGTATCAAGATTAGGGCTGGAAAAGGGAAGATGAGGGGAAGAAGATACAGAAAACCAAGAAGTGTTTTGGTTGTTGTTGGGGACAAATGTGAAGCAATAAAAGCATCAAGAAACCTTCCGGGAGTTGATGTTATAACAGCCGATAACCTTGGGGTAATACACATTGCTCCAGGGGCGATGGCAGGAAGATTAACACTCTGGACAGAGAATGCAATAGAAAAGTTAAGTGAAAGATTTAAACTTTAA
- a CDS encoding 50S ribosomal protein L3, producing MGMKRNRPRRGSLAFSPRKRAKRPVPRIRSWPEEDKVRLQAFPVYKAGMSHALVKENNPKSPNANQEVFTPITILEAPDINVFGIRVYGKDTRGLKTLTEVWADELDEELARKIKTLPKKEEKKTVEELDSLVDKIVDVRVLVHTNPKNTTLPKKKPEVLEIRIGGKDIQERLNYAKEILGKKLSITDVFSEGEFVDAIAVTKGKGFQGQVKRWGVKIQFGKHQRKSVGRHVGSIGPWTPKRIMWTVPMPGQMGYHQRTEYNKRILKIGNSGEEITPKGGFLHYGVVRNNYVVVKGSVPGPAKRLVVLRSAIRPVEDEFGLPEITYISTTSKQGN from the coding sequence ATGGGTATGAAGAGGAATAGACCTCGTAGAGGTTCCCTTGCATTTAGTCCAAGAAAAAGAGCAAAAAGACCAGTACCAAGAATAAGATCATGGCCAGAAGAAGATAAAGTAAGATTGCAAGCATTCCCAGTATATAAAGCAGGAATGAGCCACGCATTGGTTAAAGAAAACAATCCAAAAAGTCCAAATGCAAACCAAGAAGTATTTACACCAATAACAATATTGGAAGCACCAGATATCAATGTATTTGGTATTAGAGTTTATGGAAAAGATACAAGGGGCTTAAAAACCTTAACAGAAGTTTGGGCTGATGAATTAGACGAAGAATTAGCAAGAAAAATAAAAACATTACCTAAAAAAGAAGAGAAAAAAACAGTTGAAGAACTCGATAGTTTAGTTGATAAAATAGTTGATGTCAGAGTTCTCGTCCACACAAACCCAAAAAATACAACCTTACCAAAGAAAAAACCAGAAGTTTTAGAAATTAGAATTGGTGGAAAAGATATCCAAGAAAGATTAAACTACGCAAAAGAAATCCTTGGTAAAAAGTTATCAATAACTGATGTATTTAGTGAAGGGGAATTTGTAGATGCTATTGCAGTAACAAAAGGTAAAGGATTCCAAGGGCAAGTTAAAAGATGGGGAGTCAAAATACAATTTGGAAAACACCAAAGAAAAAGTGTAGGAAGACACGTTGGTTCAATAGGTCCATGGACACCAAAGAGAATTATGTGGACAGTTCCAATGCCAGGTCAAATGGGATACCACCAAAGAACAGAATACAATAAGAGAATATTAAAAATTGGAAACAGTGGGGAAGAAATCACACCAAAAGGTGGATTCTTGCACTACGGGGTTGTAAGAAACAACTACGTTGTAGTTAAGGGTTCAGTTCCAGGGCCAGCAAAAAGATTGGTTGTATTGAGGAGTGCAATTAGACCAGTAGAAGATGAATTTGGATTGCCGGAAATAACATACATCAGTACAACATCAAAACAAGGAAACTAA